In Ignavibacteriales bacterium, the following proteins share a genomic window:
- a CDS encoding serine hydrolase — MKKVFIILFMSFAIASLTVAQNPGKVWMQYATPEEAGFSSEKLKSVMDLYEKNGASALMVVYNGNVLLSKGDITRRYDCHSMRKSLISALYGIYSVRGRIDIHKTLKELGIDDRVKLTELEQSATIQDLLKARSGVYLPALGESQSMKDEKPARGSHPPNTFFYYNNWDFNVLGSIFQNETKINLFEAFNESLAKPLVMEDFRLIDGRFWHDSTLQTKYSKYDIKMSARDLARFGVLYCNDGIWDHSRILSNEWITESFTPYSTMDRRTYKESYGYLWWIQMLDDSIPMYSALGWGGHILVVVPKYNLVLVKRHDTYGGNGDDTKTGMYIREIIKAHVSAPISYPRLIPLEVRSRQMNFVDMPAANLKKYQQQIELKGRTRKIEYGKYGLLFDDWFILHPVSDTKFYIEDFDKYMFFKFVNDKPIFDRIE, encoded by the coding sequence ATGAAAAAAGTATTTATAATTCTCTTCATGAGTTTCGCAATTGCGAGTCTCACTGTTGCTCAAAATCCGGGAAAAGTATGGATGCAATATGCAACGCCGGAAGAAGCAGGTTTTTCTTCTGAAAAATTAAAATCTGTCATGGATTTGTACGAGAAGAACGGCGCCTCAGCCCTGATGGTCGTTTATAATGGTAATGTCTTGCTATCGAAAGGAGACATCACGCGAAGGTACGATTGTCACTCCATGCGAAAGAGTCTGATCAGTGCGCTTTACGGTATTTACAGCGTCCGAGGAAGGATCGATATTCATAAAACTCTAAAGGAACTTGGTATTGATGATAGAGTGAAGTTGACTGAACTGGAACAGTCAGCGACTATTCAGGATTTATTGAAAGCTCGATCTGGAGTGTATCTTCCTGCATTGGGTGAATCTCAAAGTATGAAGGACGAAAAGCCGGCCAGAGGAAGTCATCCGCCCAATACTTTTTTCTATTACAACAATTGGGATTTCAATGTTCTTGGATCGATTTTTCAAAATGAAACTAAGATAAATTTGTTTGAGGCATTCAATGAATCTCTTGCGAAACCCTTGGTAATGGAAGACTTTCGGCTGATTGATGGAAGGTTCTGGCACGATTCAACTCTTCAAACGAAATATTCTAAATACGATATTAAAATGTCGGCAAGGGATTTAGCACGGTTTGGAGTTTTGTATTGTAATGACGGTATTTGGGATCACTCTCGGATCCTCTCAAATGAATGGATTACGGAAAGTTTCACACCGTACTCAACGATGGATCGCCGAACTTATAAAGAATCCTACGGATATCTCTGGTGGATTCAGATGCTTGATGACAGTATACCAATGTATTCCGCACTTGGCTGGGGCGGGCATATCCTCGTTGTTGTGCCGAAATATAATTTGGTCTTAGTCAAACGCCACGATACGTACGGCGGAAATGGCGACGATACCAAAACAGGTATGTATATTCGAGAGATCATCAAGGCACATGTTTCAGCTCCGATCTCATATCCGAGACTTATTCCGCTTGAAGTACGTTCACGGCAGATGAATTTTGTCGACATGCCGGCGGCAAACCTGAAGAAATATCAGCAACAGATTGAATTGAAGGGGAGAACCAGAAAAATAGAATATGGCAAGTATGGGCTGCTGTTCGATGATTGGTTTATTCTACATCCAGTTTCGGATACCAAATTTTATATTGAAGATTTTGATAAGTACATGTTTTTTAAATTTGTCAATGATAAACCAATATTTGATAGAATTGAATAA
- a CDS encoding DUF5020 family protein, translating to MKETTAILLTVLAIQSLLIFYYQQGQNRLAYNIFTMNMRETSEKPISGRVGTMHRIRFIAILILISSIPVFSQSLQLQYDFRHSIDPQNNKSNYPTFSFELFKLLDEGSFFVKTQADFFGEHNNIGQFYMQISRDFKFWAPPVFLHLEYNGGLGIAEGTSYGYYLNNAYLLGIDYPFQWGNDWQSVSLSYRYSILNGPNHDAQVTFYWSKHFWENKFTFEGSFVLFTLNRNQGDALTMNLTGKRILFWGQPQIWFNLDKNFSIGSQITLYYHIYSYSENVLIYPSAAIKYRF from the coding sequence ATGAAAGAGACCACAGCAATCCTCCTGACGGTTCTGGCGATACAGTCTCTCTTGATTTTTTATTATCAGCAAGGGCAAAACCGCTTGGCTTATAATATTTTTACAATGAACATGCGTGAAACATCGGAAAAACCTATCTCTGGTAGAGTTGGTACCATGCACCGCATAAGGTTCATAGCGATACTAATTTTGATTTCATCGATTCCCGTTTTTTCACAGAGCCTTCAATTACAATACGATTTCAGACATTCCATAGATCCGCAGAACAATAAAAGCAATTATCCTACTTTTTCCTTTGAACTTTTTAAGCTTTTAGATGAAGGTTCATTCTTTGTAAAAACGCAAGCTGACTTTTTCGGGGAACATAATAACATTGGCCAGTTTTACATGCAAATATCCAGAGATTTTAAATTTTGGGCACCACCGGTCTTTCTTCATCTGGAATATAACGGCGGTCTGGGAATCGCCGAAGGCACGTCGTACGGCTATTATTTAAACAATGCATACTTGCTTGGAATAGATTATCCGTTTCAGTGGGGAAATGATTGGCAGAGTGTCTCATTGAGCTATCGGTACAGTATTTTAAACGGGCCGAACCATGATGCTCAGGTCACTTTCTATTGGTCAAAACACTTTTGGGAAAATAAATTTACTTTCGAAGGCAGTTTTGTTTTATTTACGCTGAACAGGAACCAGGGCGATGCATTGACAATGAACCTGACCGGGAAGCGGATTCTGTTCTGGGGGCAGCCGCAAATATGGTTCAATTTGGATAAGAACTTTTCGATAGGATCGCAAATAACCCTGTACTATCATATCTATTCCTATTCAGAGAATGTGCTGATATATCCGTCAGCAGCAATAAAATACCGATTTTAG
- a CDS encoding DUF5916 domain-containing protein, with protein sequence MKIIVVLFSFLTTVEYAAASDSIRIPHPDVRAIRTAQPIVIDGKLSEKIWGEAPQTSDFIQRDPVEWAPASEKTVVCILYDDDALYVGARLYDRHADSIIARLGRKDADQNSDDFFIALDPYNDHRTGFFFGIDAAGTYQDGVLYNDEWTDNSWDGVWEGKATIDSLGWCVEMRIPFSQLRYHKSDQQIWGIDFKRDIRRKSEDDYITFQPKNGSGFTSRFVHLIGIENIEPSQQIEIMPYVTTRAEYIHYPTGNPFHNGSKYTPEIGLDMKIGLGSNLTLTGTVNPDFGQVEVDPAVINLSDVETYFQEKRPFFIEGASIFNFGYGGATNFWSFNLSVPTFFYTRRIGRAPQGSIPDADYSDIPSGTRILGAAKLTGKLGESWNIGTIQAVTRREYGQISNSGVTNDVEIEPATYYGIVRGQRTFDDSRQGIGFITTSTVRSFADDRLRSDMNNSSHVVGIDGWTFFDSDKTWVLSGWTEMSQISGSTDRMISLQENSQHYFQRPDAKSYSVDRNVTSMTGYAGRLLVNKQKGNIIFNSSFAVIDPRFDQNDLGFLSRADVINMHIGGGYKWTEVSAFYRQLGAIAAGYQSYDFDGDVTGRGVYYEVWTEFLNYYYIDIWGWYNPETINTRRTRGGPITLNLPLFQLNLYGNTDPKKPVVISTSFNGYNGNGANYLYSNISMTWHPAANISLSIGPDYTRYIENAQWVDAFDDPTATATFGKRYVFGKMDQTTISANIRLDWTFTPKLSLQLFVQPLISAGDFLEFKELARPGSYDFNDYGTRGSTISLNNGTYTVDPDGSGPAASFSFDNPQYNYTSIRGNAVLRWEYMPGSVLFFVWTQSRSNDQQLGEFEFGPSAEKLWRMVPDNIFMIKMTYYWN encoded by the coding sequence ATGAAGATTATTGTTGTGCTATTTTCTTTTCTCACTACCGTTGAATATGCAGCGGCAAGCGATTCAATCCGCATACCACATCCCGATGTTCGGGCAATACGAACGGCACAACCGATTGTCATTGATGGAAAATTATCCGAGAAGATATGGGGGGAAGCTCCTCAAACGTCGGATTTTATTCAGCGCGATCCGGTTGAATGGGCGCCAGCTTCAGAAAAGACAGTCGTATGCATCCTTTATGACGACGATGCTCTCTATGTCGGAGCCCGTCTCTATGACCGACATGCTGATTCCATTATCGCCCGGCTTGGACGAAAGGATGCCGATCAAAACTCGGACGATTTTTTTATCGCTCTTGATCCGTATAACGATCATCGGACGGGATTCTTTTTTGGAATCGATGCAGCGGGTACATATCAAGACGGTGTTCTCTATAATGATGAATGGACAGATAATTCATGGGATGGAGTCTGGGAAGGTAAAGCGACGATCGATTCGCTCGGATGGTGTGTCGAAATGCGAATCCCGTTCTCGCAACTCAGGTACCATAAAAGCGATCAGCAAATCTGGGGGATAGATTTCAAGCGGGACATCAGACGGAAAAGTGAAGATGATTATATCACGTTCCAACCGAAAAACGGGAGCGGATTCACTTCGCGATTCGTTCATCTCATCGGCATCGAGAACATTGAACCGTCGCAGCAGATCGAGATTATGCCCTATGTTACAACCCGCGCAGAATACATCCACTATCCGACAGGGAATCCGTTCCATAACGGATCCAAATATACGCCGGAAATAGGGCTGGATATGAAAATCGGACTCGGCAGTAATCTTACGCTGACCGGGACAGTGAATCCCGATTTCGGACAAGTGGAAGTCGATCCTGCGGTCATCAATCTGAGCGATGTTGAAACCTACTTTCAGGAAAAGCGCCCATTCTTCATCGAAGGAGCATCGATTTTTAATTTCGGGTATGGAGGTGCGACTAATTTCTGGAGTTTCAATTTATCCGTTCCGACGTTTTTCTATACACGGCGGATCGGCCGCGCCCCGCAGGGCAGTATTCCCGATGCCGATTATTCCGATATCCCGTCGGGAACAAGAATTCTCGGTGCCGCGAAACTCACAGGGAAGCTCGGCGAATCATGGAACATCGGAACAATTCAGGCTGTAACCAGAAGGGAATATGGGCAGATATCCAACTCAGGAGTTACGAATGACGTCGAGATCGAACCTGCAACATATTACGGAATCGTCAGGGGACAACGTACGTTCGACGATTCGCGTCAGGGAATCGGTTTCATCACGACCAGTACCGTCCGTTCATTTGCCGACGATAGGTTGCGTTCGGATATGAACAATAGTTCACATGTCGTTGGAATCGACGGCTGGACATTTTTCGATTCAGACAAGACATGGGTACTCTCAGGGTGGACTGAGATGTCTCAAATAAGCGGATCGACCGACCGGATGATCTCGCTGCAGGAAAATTCGCAGCACTACTTCCAACGTCCCGATGCGAAGTCGTACAGCGTCGATCGAAATGTAACATCGATGACAGGATATGCAGGTCGCCTTCTCGTCAATAAACAAAAAGGGAATATTATATTTAATTCCAGTTTTGCAGTTATCGATCCAAGATTTGATCAAAACGATCTTGGCTTTCTCTCGCGAGCCGATGTGATCAATATGCATATCGGTGGAGGATATAAATGGACCGAAGTAAGTGCGTTTTACAGGCAGTTGGGTGCGATTGCAGCAGGATACCAGAGTTATGATTTTGACGGGGATGTCACGGGGCGGGGAGTGTATTACGAAGTGTGGACAGAATTTCTTAATTACTACTATATCGATATTTGGGGATGGTATAATCCTGAAACTATCAACACTCGAAGAACCCGCGGAGGCCCCATAACACTCAATCTGCCTCTTTTTCAATTGAATCTTTACGGGAACACGGATCCGAAGAAACCGGTCGTGATCAGCACAAGTTTCAATGGATACAACGGCAACGGTGCGAATTATTTATACAGTAATATATCAATGACGTGGCACCCGGCAGCCAATATTTCGTTGAGTATCGGGCCGGACTACACACGGTACATCGAAAATGCGCAGTGGGTCGATGCCTTCGATGATCCTACTGCCACCGCGACATTCGGTAAACGATATGTCTTCGGGAAAATGGACCAGACAACGATATCGGCGAATATACGGCTTGATTGGACATTCACTCCAAAACTCAGCCTCCAATTATTCGTTCAACCGCTTATTTCTGCAGGTGATTTTCTCGAATTCAAAGAGCTTGCGCGCCCCGGTTCATACGATTTTAATGACTATGGAACGCGAGGCTCGACCATTTCATTGAACAACGGAACATACACAGTCGATCCAGACGGAAGCGGACCGGCTGCCTCATTCTCATTCGACAATCCACAGTACAATTATACATCGATCCGTGGAAATGCAGTCCTCCGGTGGGAATATATGCCCGGCTCGGTGCTCTTTTTTGTATGGACGCAAAGCCGCTCAAACGATCAGCAGCTCGGAGAATTTGAGTTCGGACCGTCTGCCGAAAAACTCTGGCGTATGGTGCCCGATAATATCTTTATGATAAAAATGACGTACTACTGGAATTAA
- a CDS encoding C69 family dipeptidase has protein sequence MKELFISILIVVLHYSNLFGQCEFDLNCFSILVGKDASVDGSVFFAHNEDDEGQNFVDLHRVPRINHRPGEKQIFVDALDSIDEVNETYAYLWISGSTYNEEQYLNEWGVAITSDGGRSKVVNGEAKIQHNLRRLVIERARSAREAVKIAGTLVERYGYTKSGRDYLIVDPNEAWVFEVTYSKHWIAKRLPDDEVAIIPNYYVIDDFNISDTLNFLSSPDIIEYAISNGWYDPQTDKSFNFRKVYGRKDRQEAIFNIARKWVILNKLSEKQYNLYDDFPFSFKPKQKVSIQDLMGFLQNHYESTQFAKDPSYNNGCPHSNSIDTLSICNGLNDYSCITQLRNWLPADIGNIMWIAPRHPCIQPFIPWYYGITKILSDYEQENYINALRDYNIKNREYKAMYPHHACWVFDDFATKVDSCYGKEIESLKKWKDNFEMDVFNTIKLKENEILNIYKSNPEKARQILAALTNSFAEKALIETKGKLENSSR, from the coding sequence ATGAAAGAATTATTTATATCAATACTGATTGTCGTATTACATTATTCAAATTTATTTGGACAATGTGAATTTGATTTAAACTGCTTTTCCATTTTGGTGGGAAAAGATGCTTCCGTTGATGGTTCGGTATTTTTTGCCCATAACGAAGATGATGAAGGTCAGAATTTTGTTGATTTGCATAGAGTCCCAAGAATAAACCATAGACCTGGCGAAAAGCAAATATTTGTTGATGCTTTGGATTCCATTGATGAAGTCAATGAAACATATGCCTATTTATGGATTTCAGGTTCAACTTATAACGAAGAACAATATTTAAACGAATGGGGAGTTGCCATTACATCTGATGGAGGTCGTTCTAAAGTTGTCAATGGCGAAGCCAAGATTCAGCATAATCTGAGAAGACTTGTTATTGAAAGAGCAAGGTCTGCGAGAGAGGCAGTAAAAATTGCAGGTACATTGGTTGAGCGATATGGTTATACAAAATCGGGAAGAGATTATTTAATAGTTGACCCGAATGAAGCATGGGTATTTGAAGTGACATATAGCAAACATTGGATAGCCAAGCGACTTCCAGATGATGAAGTAGCAATTATACCTAATTATTATGTTATTGACGACTTCAATATTTCAGATACCTTAAACTTTCTTTCCTCACCCGATATTATCGAATATGCAATAAGTAATGGCTGGTACGATCCTCAAACAGATAAATCTTTTAATTTTAGAAAAGTATATGGTCGAAAAGATAGACAAGAAGCAATTTTTAATATTGCCCGCAAATGGGTTATTTTAAACAAGCTATCTGAAAAACAATATAATCTATACGACGATTTCCCTTTTTCGTTTAAGCCAAAGCAAAAAGTGAGTATTCAAGATCTGATGGGATTCTTGCAGAATCATTATGAGAGTACCCAATTTGCAAAAGACCCTTCGTACAACAATGGTTGTCCTCATAGTAATAGTATAGATACTTTGAGTATATGTAATGGTCTTAATGATTATAGCTGTATTACTCAGTTGCGCAATTGGCTACCTGCTGATATCGGAAATATTATGTGGATTGCTCCCAGACATCCTTGTATTCAACCTTTCATTCCTTGGTACTATGGCATTACCAAAATATTATCAGACTATGAACAAGAAAATTATATAAATGCTTTGCGGGACTATAACATTAAAAACAGAGAATACAAAGCAATGTATCCTCACCATGCTTGTTGGGTCTTTGATGATTTTGCTACGAAAGTAGATAGTTGTTATGGGAAAGAAATAGAATCATTAAAAAAGTGGAAAGACAATTTTGAAATGGATGTTTTCAATACAATAAAACTGAAGGAAAACGAAATATTAAATATTTATAAATCAAATCCTGAAAAAGCGAGACAAATATTAGCAGCTTTGACAAATAGTTTTGCTGAAAAGGCTTTGATTGAAACAAAGGGGAAATTAGAAAATTCCAGCCGCTAA
- a CDS encoding serine hydrolase, producing MNKIMLIIIVYLILLLKQSEAQTIKDSDCVFPDSTWQYIEKPDTMGWNIAKLIELDEFVLNKTSFTGLMIIHKGKVLYDYGDVKELSYIASCRKSVLCMLYGRYVDKGIIDLNKTIGELEIDELVDLLEIEKKAKVDNLLTARSGVYLPSAASGSNERLPERGSKQPGSYYLYNNWDFNVAGFIFEKETGKNIYDALNEQIALPIKLEDWERKKQKKEFDPSSKYPAYHMYLSTRDMARIGYLMLRNGEWNGKQLIPKPWIKKTTSLVTSVEELKISDPSIKNKPWWKWGYGYLWRVWDNNSNIRPELRGAYSATGAWGQYITIIPSVDLVIASKTKSEYRRSTNYETYMNLLDILIDAKMDYLAVTETLKSNSAESIGTVVDVRNNFNHSEYFKYKYEYNGQEYYGWSCSHQKIFCGNIFIVFLSPDNPKVNKIDLKNKIDK from the coding sequence ATGAATAAAATTATGCTCATAATAATTGTCTATTTGATATTACTTCTGAAGCAATCCGAAGCCCAAACAATAAAAGATTCTGATTGTGTTTTTCCTGATAGTACTTGGCAGTACATCGAAAAACCAGATACGATGGGATGGAATATTGCAAAGCTTATTGAATTAGATGAATTTGTCTTAAATAAAACAAGCTTCACTGGATTAATGATTATTCATAAGGGCAAAGTTTTATATGACTATGGAGATGTCAAAGAACTGTCTTATATAGCTTCATGTAGAAAAAGTGTATTGTGCATGCTTTATGGTCGATATGTGGATAAAGGAATCATTGATTTAAATAAAACCATTGGTGAACTTGAAATAGATGAATTAGTTGATTTATTAGAAATCGAAAAAAAGGCTAAAGTTGATAATTTATTAACAGCGAGATCGGGTGTATATCTTCCAAGTGCTGCATCGGGATCAAACGAAAGACTTCCGGAAAGAGGCTCAAAACAACCTGGTAGCTATTATTTATACAATAATTGGGATTTTAATGTTGCAGGTTTTATTTTTGAGAAGGAAACTGGTAAAAATATTTACGATGCATTAAATGAGCAAATAGCTTTACCCATAAAATTGGAAGATTGGGAAAGGAAAAAACAGAAAAAAGAATTCGATCCCAGTTCAAAATACCCTGCATATCACATGTATCTATCAACGCGTGATATGGCAAGAATTGGATACTTAATGCTAAGAAATGGGGAGTGGAATGGCAAACAATTAATTCCAAAGCCTTGGATAAAGAAAACTACAAGTTTAGTAACATCTGTTGAAGAGTTAAAGATATCTGATCCAAGTATTAAAAATAAACCATGGTGGAAGTGGGGTTATGGATATTTGTGGCGGGTTTGGGATAATAATTCAAATATTAGGCCAGAACTTAGAGGTGCTTATTCAGCAACTGGCGCATGGGGACAATATATAACAATTATACCATCAGTTGATTTAGTTATTGCATCAAAAACAAAAAGTGAATACCGCAGATCGACAAATTATGAAACTTATATGAATTTACTTGACATATTAATTGATGCAAAAATGGATTATTTGGCAGTTACAGAGACTCTAAAAAGTAATAGTGCCGAATCTATCGGTACGGTTGTTGATGTCAGAAATAATTTTAATCATTCAGAATATTTCAAATATAAGTATGAATATAATGGACAAGAGTATTATGGGTGGTCTTGTTCACATCAAAAAATCTTTTGTGGCAACATATTTATAGTTTTTTTAAGCCCTGATAATCCCAAGGTAAACAAAATTGATTTAAAAAATAAAATTGATAAATAA
- a CDS encoding serine hydrolase, producing the protein MRQRITNLIQAILCLITINSPTFAQRSLDSLLRTLPETCTSFMQQRGWPSLSVAIVLDQKIIYSQAFGYADVDKKIPATTNTIYRIASMTKLFNATMLMQLAERGKVNLNDPLIKYIPGYKPKYPKNTGPTTLRQLATHTSGLHVDAAQGFWHYFSNFEWVVTKGKEKVVWGVTKNDLLSTLDKVEIEYTPNKYPHYSNFGFQLLGIALENAAHEPFEKYIKSNILDPLDMRNSDFKLNEEQQTRFAVGYTYLEPDFQRYRAPDWDLSILKYSGGLYSTPEDIARFISFQFRDQTDGDRKILSGDGLRFMRTPQTLQSPESYDTYGIGWAIYDYEGHSIMAHAGGHWGFSAKAEVLRDLKLGVIIMTNCNYPQGNIGPDKDLTRIIIDKFIPILETKKSEPVFDLQKGDIQKYSGHYNVPGDYAHADVRVKNDTLYFSLREKPQFNTAILPVGLHRFCFAIDPGKNPMFRFGTDDSGKIVSLEFMEFRFKKK; encoded by the coding sequence ATGAGACAAAGGATCACAAATCTAATCCAAGCGATTCTTTGTCTCATAACAATCAATTCTCCAACCTTCGCTCAACGCTCACTCGATTCATTACTTCGAACATTGCCGGAAACCTGCACATCGTTCATGCAGCAGCGCGGATGGCCAAGCCTCTCTGTTGCCATTGTGCTCGATCAAAAGATAATTTATTCTCAGGCATTTGGTTATGCCGATGTCGACAAGAAGATACCGGCGACGACTAATACGATTTATCGGATTGCTTCAATGACAAAGCTGTTTAACGCGACTATGCTCATGCAGCTTGCTGAACGAGGGAAAGTGAATTTAAATGATCCCCTGATTAAGTATATTCCCGGATACAAACCGAAATATCCCAAAAACACTGGTCCGACAACTTTGCGTCAGCTTGCAACACATACATCGGGATTGCATGTTGATGCGGCTCAGGGCTTCTGGCATTACTTTTCAAATTTTGAATGGGTTGTAACGAAGGGCAAGGAAAAGGTCGTCTGGGGTGTTACGAAAAACGATCTGCTTTCAACATTAGATAAGGTTGAGATAGAATACACGCCCAATAAGTATCCTCACTATTCGAATTTCGGTTTTCAACTTCTTGGCATAGCTCTCGAAAATGCAGCTCATGAGCCTTTTGAGAAATATATCAAATCCAACATTCTCGATCCGCTTGATATGAGGAATTCAGATTTCAAACTTAATGAGGAACAACAGACTCGCTTTGCGGTCGGATATACGTATCTTGAACCGGATTTCCAACGGTATCGTGCTCCGGATTGGGATCTATCAATCCTCAAGTATTCAGGCGGACTTTATTCGACGCCCGAAGACATTGCCCGTTTTATTTCTTTTCAGTTTCGAGATCAAACGGATGGTGATAGAAAAATTTTAAGTGGTGATGGATTGAGATTCATGCGCACTCCACAAACATTGCAAAGTCCAGAATCGTACGATACGTACGGGATAGGATGGGCAATATATGATTATGAAGGTCATTCTATAATGGCGCATGCTGGTGGTCACTGGGGCTTTTCTGCAAAAGCGGAGGTGCTGCGCGATTTGAAACTTGGTGTTATTATCATGACGAATTGCAATTACCCACAAGGAAATATCGGTCCGGACAAAGATTTGACAAGGATTATCATTGATAAGTTTATTCCGATCTTGGAGACAAAGAAATCTGAACCGGTGTTTGATCTTCAAAAAGGGGACATTCAAAAATATTCCGGTCACTATAACGTTCCCGGCGATTATGCTCATGCAGATGTGCGAGTGAAAAATGACACATTGTATTTTTCTTTGAGAGAGAAACCTCAATTTAATACTGCTATCCTTCCAGTAGGTTTGCATCGGTTCTGTTTTGCCATCGATCCGGGGAAAAATCCTATGTTTCGTTTTGGCACAGATGATTCTGGTAAGATTGTTAGTCTTGAATTTATGGAATTTCGTTTCAAGAAAAAGTGA
- a CDS encoding DUF4097 family beta strand repeat-containing protein, which yields MKTFTRVLVAAITALFAITLAMAREEAERSKSFNVSKGGTVEITTSVGDIRISTWEKNEVYVNVEGLDDEDISQVKMSQSGNIVRVSYRTHWGDGSGHIRFNVNVPSQFNLDLNTSGGDLEVKGGLNGKIDGSTSGGDIKLGNVIGGPVDVSTSGGDISTGKLEGEGHLKTAGGDIHVGTVNGSLYVNTSGGNIQVETVSKTLDAKTAGGDIIIGDVGGEARVSTSGGDVNVGKVSGKATLSTAGGDIELRGASGRVSARTSGGDVKLQSITGSIDAKTAGGEVEAELIPSGKGGSKLASSGGDIRLYIDENSKATIEATIRLDGWGWKKTHYVVKSEFPKESYETDEEDGEIRAVYKLNGGGEMIDLSTSNSNIEIHKLRR from the coding sequence ATGAAAACATTTACTCGAGTACTCGTTGCCGCAATTACGGCATTATTTGCAATCACCCTTGCCATGGCAAGGGAGGAAGCAGAGAGATCGAAATCCTTTAACGTAAGCAAAGGGGGCACAGTCGAAATCACGACAAGCGTTGGAGATATTCGAATTTCAACATGGGAAAAAAATGAAGTATATGTGAATGTAGAAGGCCTTGATGATGAAGACATCAGTCAGGTGAAGATGTCGCAAAGTGGAAATATTGTGCGTGTATCGTATCGAACCCACTGGGGTGATGGGTCCGGGCATATTCGATTCAATGTGAATGTACCATCTCAATTCAATCTCGATCTTAATACATCAGGAGGAGACTTAGAAGTAAAGGGCGGACTGAATGGGAAGATCGATGGATCGACCTCTGGTGGTGATATCAAACTGGGAAATGTAATTGGCGGCCCTGTTGATGTATCGACGTCGGGAGGAGATATCTCGACGGGAAAGCTTGAAGGAGAAGGGCATCTTAAAACCGCAGGTGGTGATATACACGTCGGTACTGTAAACGGCTCCCTGTATGTCAATACATCGGGTGGCAATATTCAAGTCGAAACTGTGTCGAAAACTCTTGACGCAAAAACGGCTGGCGGCGACATTATTATCGGTGATGTTGGCGGAGAGGCTCGTGTCTCGACATCTGGCGGAGATGTCAACGTGGGTAAAGTTTCAGGCAAGGCAACACTGAGCACAGCAGGCGGCGACATCGAACTAAGAGGCGCCAGTGGGAGAGTCAGCGCGAGGACTTCAGGTGGCGATGTGAAGCTGCAAAGCATTACTGGTTCCATTGATGCAAAGACTGCAGGCGGTGAGGTTGAGGCAGAATTGATCCCGAGCGGCAAAGGAGGCAGTAAACTTGCATCTTCAGGCGGGGATATACGGCTTTATATCGATGAAAATTCTAAAGCAACGATTGAAGCAACCATCCGTCTCGATGGATGGGGCTGGAAAAAAACTCATTACGTTGTGAAATCAGAATTTCCTAAAGAATCGTACGAGACAGATGAAGAAGACGGTGAGATTCGTGCAGTCTACAAGCTCAATGGCGGCGGTGAAATGATCGATCTCAGCACATCAAACTCGAATATCGAGATTCATAAGCTGCGACGCTGA